TTTGAATAATTGCAGAGATAGAAAGTGGCTCTAATTTTGTGATTTCCACCAAATCGTCTACCACTATATTCTTATGATTGGAAATATACGCCAATATGGTGAAAGCGACTGAACTTAATCCATCTTGAAAAAGAATTTCGTCTTCCTTAGTCAGCTGTGGTAAAAATTCTCTACCTTTTTCCGTTACTTCAAAAAGATAATAATCCATTCCACCTTGGGATTTTCTTCTTATAAGTCCATATTCTTCTAACTTCAGTATTGCTTTATTGCTTACATTTGAGTCAACGTTTAAAATGTCAGATATATCGCATAGTACGTTACTTCCTTTGCTTATGAGGTCCAATGTCTTCGTTTCTAATTCATTTAGCTTAATTTTTTCTTTCATTACTTCTAGTTTTGTAGCTTTTTTGGGTGTTAATAAACTAATAATAATGGTTATTATAAATGTTAAAAGGAAACCTGGAATTGCCATATGCCCAAATCTTTCTGTCATTGGATATATCTTTGTTAAGTCAAGGATAGTCCAAACTGATAATAACAATATTCCTGAGAAAACGCCCCAAAATGTACCTGTTGAAGAAGCTCTTTTCCAGTACATGCCTAATAATAAAGCTACTCCTGAAGGTAGCAACCACGCAGTACTGAAAGCAAAAAGAAAAACCGGTCCTCCAGGATAAAAACATAAAACTAATGTAATAACTCCAAACAAAAGAGTAATTATTCGAGAAGGTGTTATTAATTCTTTAGAAGTTGCTTTTGGCTTGAAAAATCTTTGATAAAAATCTCTTATAAGCATAGAACTTCCAGCAATGTGAGTAGCAGTTGCAGTAGAAATCGAAGCTGCAATAGTAGAAATTAATAAATAAGAGGCAATAACGGGATTTAATTCTTGAAGTAGAATGCCAAATGCACTTGCTGTTGGAGTTGAACCTATAGGTTGAAATGCAGTTGGATGTGCTGCCCCAGCATAACTACCAACAAGTACATAGACAATACCGTTTGCCAAAAAAAGTATCAATGCTGCCCACAAAAATGAATTTCTTGCAATTCTCTCACTCCTTACAGAACTGCAGCGAATCCAGTAGTGGTTTGATCCCCATACAAGTGCAAATCCATATAAGAACAAAGCTACTAAAAAGCTCGGATATTTTAAAGAAAACCACGGGAAAGTTCCACCAGTAATC
This region of Petrotoga sp. 9PWA.NaAc.5.4 genomic DNA includes:
- a CDS encoding sodium:solute symporter family protein; the protein is MSSSILIFLIFLVIFGVIVNWLGVRARRLIKGGSDYIIAGREVNLLVNVFGVAAIGYAGTTLTLSPSFALMGGFWKGVAMLGIAYSVIGIGGYGLLVAPLARRSGAHTLPEWMEIRYDKRVRIVVAITAIISMIGITANNIVSVAYILAGFTNWNLLLLIVIAFLLFLGYVFASGLWGVAITDFFMGFLCIIGMPLLIVTLLIKYGGFNFIANNWPGGGSWLTSGITGGTFPWFSLKYPSFLVALFLYGFALVWGSNHYWIRCSSVRSERIARNSFLWAALILFLANGIVYVLVGSYAGAAHPTAFQPIGSTPTASAFGILLQELNPVIASYLLISTIAASISTATATHIAGSSMLIRDFYQRFFKPKATSKELITPSRIITLLFGVITLVLCFYPGGPVFLFAFSTAWLLPSGVALLLGMYWKRASSTGTFWGVFSGILLLSVWTILDLTKIYPMTERFGHMAIPGFLLTFIITIIISLLTPKKATKLEVMKEKIKLNELETKTLDLISKGSNVLCDISDILNVDSNVSNKAILKLEEYGLIRRKSQGGMDYYLFEVTEKGREFLPQLTKEDEILFQDGLSSVAFTILAYISNHKNIVVDDLVEITKLEPLSISAIIQNLIRQGYVIEGGLIRRKLRISDKGKGVVEKYKKLLNYEI